The following are encoded in a window of Phaseolus vulgaris cultivar G19833 chromosome 3, P. vulgaris v2.0, whole genome shotgun sequence genomic DNA:
- the LOC137839000 gene encoding uncharacterized protein — MYSSCNLLVKMQMWKDLKNIRHSEPCKSWCILGDFNSIRKEGERKGINRASGNKREIQGFNKFIDEMEMVDIPGIGRKFTWYRPNGKAKSRLYRFLTTFEWLQHWPDCKQYVLDRQIYDHCALVLKSNVVDWGPKPFRFLDIW; from the coding sequence ATGTATTCTTCGTGTAATTTGCTCGTCAAAATGCAAATGTGGAAAgatctaaaaaatattagacATAGTGAACCTTGCAAATCATGGTGCATATTGGGGGACTTCAATTCCATAAGAAAAGAAGGGGAACGCAAGGGGATTAATCGGGCAAGTGGTAATAAGAGAGAAATACAAGGTTTTAATAAATTCATTGATGAAATGGAAATGGTGGATATACCCGGTATCGGAAGAAAATTTACTTGGTATAGACCTAATGGCAAAGCTAAGAGTAGGCTTTACAGGTTTTTAACTACTTTTGAATGGTTGCAACATTGGCCAGATTGTAAGCAATATGTCTTAGATAGACAAATTTATGACCACTGTGCATTGGTGCTAAAATCGAATGTGGTAGATTGGGGACCAAAACCATTCAGGTTCCTAGATATTTGGTAG